The Mesorhizobium loti DNA segment GCTGGCCGACAACCTCTCCAGCATCGGCGTGGCGCCATAGCACCAACCGCAGAGCGGATCGAACAGGTAAGTTACGTCTGGATTGCTCACGATCGCTGCCATCCTTGCTGCGGGATACCGGCCGCGGGGCCAGTCGAATGTCTTGGCCCACATGTGGCAGGCGGCAGTCTTGCGATAAATGCCACTCAATAATACAAACTGTCTGATCAGATCAGACAAAAAGCACTCACCTTGGCCGACCTTCTGAACCTCAACCGGCTCGTCTACTTCACCACGGTGATGGAAACCGGTTCGTTCACGGCGGCGGCGGACCGGCTCGACGTCGCCAAGGCCGTGGTCAGTCATCAGATCGGCAGGCTCGAAGAGGAGTTGGGCGCGACGCTGCTGCAGCGCACGACCCGGCGCGTCACGCCGACCGAGGAAGGCCGGCTCTTCTATGACAGGGCTATGATCATCCTGCGCGAGGCGGAGGCGGCCTATGGCGAAATCTCGCACGGCGCGATTGAGCCAAGCGGAATGCTGAGGCTGACCGCGCCGCTCGACTACGGCACCAGGATAGTGGCGCCGGTCATGGCGGCATATCTGAAGACTTATCCAAACATGCGGGTCGAGGCGATCTTCGACGATGCGGTGAGCAATCTGGTCGACGAGCAGATCGATCTCGGCATCCGCGTCGGCTGGCTCACCGATTCTTCCAACCAGGCGCGGCGCTTGGGCACGATACGGCAGGTCGTGGTGGCGAGCCCGGCTTTCGCCGCAAACCTGCCGCCCGACGTCACCCCGCGCCAAGCGCGATCACTGGCCTGGGTCGGCAACGCCCAGCTGCGCGGCGTCGGCCAATGGCTGTTTTCCAGGGATGGCGAGACGGTGCTGACCGAGCTCAATCCCGTCGTCGTCTGCGACAAGAGCCCGGCGGCCTATGCTTGCGTGCTCGCAGGTATCGGCCTGGGTATATTTCCCGACTATGCGGTCGATGAGGATATCATCGGGGGTCGGCTTGTGCGGATATTCGCCGAGTGGACCTTGCCGATCGGCGGCATCCATGCGGTGTTTCCGCCGGCCCGCTTCCGGCCCGCCAAGGTGCGTGCCTTCGTTGAATTGCTGGCGGCGGCCGAGAGAAAGCGGGTGCGCGGCGCTGCCAAGGGGTAGCGCAACATGGGATGCAAAATGTCAGCGACAACTTACGCAAAGGCATCGTCACCCTTCCTGCATCATCGCGCTTCACTCGAGCCAAAAACGCGAACGGCCCGCTTGATGCGGGCCGTTTTATGTTGGTTTTGGGGTAGGCTTTGAGTTTTCTGTCCTGCGGCTTTGGCTTTGCCTGCTTGCGGGCCGCTGATGACAGGTTCGAATCGGCGGCCAGCGTCAGCAAAAAGCAAAACGGCCCGCTTGAGGCGGGCCGTTGAATGTTGGTTGCGGGGACCCGCAACCCCTTTTGTCATAACATCGCCGGACGTTTGATTTTGGTCGGGTTTGGCGAGTTCGAGGATGCCGAACAGCTCGCCGCGTAGCTCGGCATGCACCTCGCCGCGCCTGTCGCCGGGCGTGAGCACGATCTCTCCTATTAATGAGCGCAGCGCCTCGGCGGCTGAACGTCCATCCTCGTGGTCGGCAAGCGCTTGCGTGAGTTGCTCGATACGCTTCTTATATAGAGTGGCGATGTTGGGATGCAGGTCGGGCACGTCAGTGGGCGCCATCGCCAGACGCGCTGTGATCTCTGCCTTCTGTCTCTCCAGGTCTTCCATTCTCGCTTTCATCGAAGGTTGGTATAGGCCATCCTCGATCGCGGTCATGATGCCAGCGATGGCGCGCTCGATCTTGTCGAGGGCTTTGCGGTCTTGTTCGCCTTGCGCGCGACGCTCCTGGTTAAGGCGATTGGTTTCCTGGGCATAGGCTCTGATTGCCTCGCCCACGGCATCGGCCGAGACGAGCCTTTCCTTCAGGCCTGCAAGGACGCGCTGTTCGATCTTCTCGCGGGCGATGGTACGGCCGTTGTCGCAGATGCCCCGGCGCTGGTGGTTGAGGCAGGCATAGCGGTCTCGTGTAAACAGGCCGTAGCGCCCGCCGCAGCAACCGCAGGTGAGCAAGCCGGAAAGCAGGGAGACCGGCCGCCTCATCGTGTGTAGCTTCCTCGCCCGAGCCTTGCGCGTGGCGATCGCGACTGCCTCGAACTGGCCGGCAATAGATTTCTGTCTCTCCTTAACGGCCTGCCACAATTCGTCCTCGACGATCCTGAGATGCGGCACCTCGGTGCGGATCCATTTTACTAGCGGATTGGCCCGCGACACGCGCTTGCCGGTGGCGGGATCCTTGACGAAGTGCAGGCGATTCCAGACCAGCACGCCGGTATAGAGCTCATTGTTGATGACGCCGGTACCTCGGATGATATGGCCGCGCACGCTGGTATCGCCCCAGTGCCGGCCGAGTGGACCAGGAACGTCCTCCTTGTTGAGGTCGACAGCGATCGCCTTCGGGCTCTTGCCGGCGGCGAATTCGCGGAAGATGCGGCGCACGATGGTCGCTTCTTCCGGCACGATCTCGCGATCGCCACGGACGGGTTCGCCTTCAGCATCGAGTTTCTTCACCACCCGGTAGCCGTAGCACAGCCCGCCCCCGGCCTTACCCTTTTCCACCCTCCCTCGCAGGCCACGATGGGTCTTGAGAGCAAGGTCCTTCAGGAACAGGGCGTTCATCGTGCCCTTAAGGCCGACGTGCAGCTCGCTGACCTCGCCCTCGGCCAAGGTGACAATGGCAACGCCGGCGAATTTGAGATGCTTGAAGAGGGTAGCGACATCGGCCTGGTCGCGGCTGATGCGATCGAGCGCCTCGGCCAGCACCACCTCGAAGCGGCCGCGCTGGGCATCGCGTACCAATTGCTGGATGCCCGGCCGCAGCACTGTGCTGGCACCGGAGATCGCCGCATCCTCATAGGTTCCCGCCACGCTCCAACCCTCACGCGCCACTTGCTCGCGGCATAGCCTCAACTGGTCCTCGATGGAGGCATCCCGCTGGCTATCTGAAGAATAGCGGGCATAGAGTGCGACACGGGTCATGGCGGCAGATCCTCTCTCCTGTTCCCAGGGGGTTCATCATCCTGCCCCCTGCCCTCTCCCTCGCGGCGGTCCGGCCGATTGTCGTTGGCCGCAAGCCTCGCCTCGTACGCCTCCCGCGCCAGCTGCCGGCCGATCAGCCGGGCGATATCCAGAACCACCCGATCCAGCTTGGCCGCCGCCGTGAGTTCGGGGCGCCCCTCAGGGCTGGCGAGGTCGCCGTTGTCGTTCGCCGGAACCAACGCCTGTGGGCCAGTCCTGGTTTGCTCACCCATCGCGGTCGCTCTCCCAATGGTGGATCGACCCGCCATCAGAGGCCACCGGACGGCGAAGAAAAGCACGAAGTTCATGTCGTAGGGCGCCAGCGCGCAATAACTTGCGCCGTGCGGTTTCGTCTCAAGCCTCAAGGTCGAGTTGCAGGCGCAAGTGGTTATGGGGCGAGTCACAAGACCGAATCGCCACAACACTCCGCCTCGCCTTCCTCTTGCAGCGCTGCGACCAGCTTGACCGCGGACTCCCAATGCTTGGTGACATCGCTCCGCGTCGTTGCCCTGCTCCGGCGACGAGCCGGCAAACTCCCGGCAATCGCCTTCAAGTCACGAAGCACCGAAGCTATGTGCGGCCACGGGAAGTCGGTAGGGTCTCCGATATCCCGATCAGCACCGACGATCATTTCTAGCTTGGCGATGGCGCCGACAAGCGAAGTAGACACGACCTCGGGGATAGAGTCCTGAAGCTTCAGAGCTTCGGTCATCGCAAAGACCTCCGCCTCCCTCGCAACCGCATACTCCTGAGGATCGCGGAGAGTACGCGCTTTTCGGTCTTGAGCTCGCGTAGGAAAATCCGCGGCCAATACCTCGATTCCGGGATTGACCATGATTTGGCTTTCCAGCCGCTGCTGCACGCGGCATAGCAGCAATGAGGCATATCGAGCTCGTTGCCATTCGCTCCAAAGGCTCAAAGCGGGATCTGTGGCTTGGGACCCCGTCCTCTCGAGCTCATCGCGTTGCCAGCCGGTGACGAAAGGCAAAGTCGTGGTATTGTCGGAATCAGTCATGGATCCGAGCTCCCAACAGCTTGGCTGTGGTTAAGCTGGGTTGCGTGCAAGCGCACGTCGCCCGGCCATATTCGCGCGACGGCCGATATCAGCAAGGACCAAGGTCGTTGCAAGCGGCTGAAGCGGCCAGTCTATCGTGCCCTTTTAACGTATCCGAGATCACTTTGCAATCATATGATCTGAAAGATATCACCGGAGGCCAGATGCGAGCGGCGCGCGCCTTGGTTCGTTGGAGCGCGAAGGATCTGGCCAAAGCTGCAAGCGTGGGCGTGGCGACCGTGAGACGTGCCGAGTCCGATGACGGCATTCCGTCGACGACCTTAGCTAATCGAAGAGCGATCCGTAGCGCGCTGGAAGCGGCAGGCATCGAGTTTATTGCCGAGAATGGCGGTGGCGCAGGCGTAAGGCTTTCCCGTCGTTTAAACAACGGATCGCGCTAGCAGTATGTTTGCCGAACCGTTGCCGCAAAGCACTTGCTTGGAGTTCGCCGAGCCATCTTGGCGACGCCGCTCGCGCGCGCCGTCGAACGGGCGCCGTAGCGACCGAGCGGCTGCTTCGCGCCTCATTTCAGTCGTTCAGTCCGCGGGCTGCCTCCCCAGAAGCTGACTTCCGCTCGGCTAGCTAAGAGCACGCGACGGACTGCTGACACGGCGATTTTGTTGCCGATGAGAGCAGGTGCCAGCCTAGCCTTCGCTCGCTCGCGTTCTCCAAGGCTTCTAGCGTCGAGAACGCAGAAGACAATTCCGACGCGGGCGCGTTACCGTTTACGGAGCTGAAATCGCCTTGATTGACGCGGTGTTCCGATCGGCACCGGACCGCGCAGCCTTGCAATGTGGTAGGCCTGCGACGCCTAACGCACAAATCCGATGCCAACGGAGGGCCATTCGTGTATGTCTGGGATAGAGGACGTTCGCATGCGAGACATCAAGGCCTCCGGCTTCGTCCGCGTTCGCGGCGCGCGCGAGCACAATCTCAAGAACGTCGATGTCGACGTACCGCGCGATGCGTTCGTCGTGTTCACCGGCGTGTCGGGATCGGGAAAATCGTCGCTCGCGTTCTCCACCCTCTATGCAGAGGCACAGCGCCGCTATCTAGAATCGGTCTCGCCTTATGCGCGCCGCCTGTTCCACCAGATGGAAGTTCCCGAGGTCGATGAGATAGAGGGCCTGCCTCCGGCGGTGGCACTGCAGCAGCAGCGCGGATCGCCAACCACCCGCTCATCGGTGGGCAGCGTCACCACCCTCTCCAACCTTCTGCGAATGCTTTACTCGCGCGCCGGCGACTATCCGCAGGGCCAAGCCCACCTCGACGCCGAATCCTTCTCGCCCAACACTCCCGAGGGCGCCTGCCCACGTTGCCACGGCCTTGGCCGGATCCACGAGGTCACCGAGGCGTCGATGGTTCCCGATCCTTCCAAGACGATCCGCGAGCGCGCGGTCGCAGCCTGGCCAACGGCTTGGGGCGGCCAGAATCTGCGCGACATCCTGATCAGCCTGGGCATCGACGTCGACACGCCGTGGCGGAACTTGCCGAAGAAGGTGCGCAACTGGATCCTTTTCACCGAGGAGCAGCCCCAGGTCCCGGTCTATCCCGGGTGGAGCCATGAAGAGATTGAGCGCGCGATCCGGCGCAAGGTCGAGCCGGCTTATGTGGGCACCTTCTCGAGCGCGAAGCGCCATGTCACTCACAGCTATGCGACGACCCAGAGCGCGATGATGAAGAAGCGCGCCGCGCAATTCATGATCAGCCGTGCCTGCCCGATCTGCGGTGGCAAGAGGCTACGCCTGGAAGCCTTATCGGTCCGCTTTGAGGGCCTCGACATCGCCGAAATGAGCCGCCTGCCTCTGGCGCGGTTCTCGAAGATCTTTGGGTCTTATGCCAAGGCGACAGCCGGTAAGCTCGGGGCGCTGCGCAAGACCCATCCGGAGAAGGCCTTGGTAGTCGAGCGCATCGCCGGCGATCTCTGCCGCCGGCTGTCAGTGCTGCTCGACCTCGGTCTCGGCTATTTGACGCTGGAACGCAGCACCCCGACCCTGTCGCCGGGCGAGTTGCAGCGGCTGCGGCTTGCCACCCAGGTCGTCTCGAACCTGTTTGGGGTCGTCTATGTGATGGACGAGCCGTCTGCTGGGCTCCATCCCGCCGACACCGAGGCTTTGCTACGCGCGCTCGACGGCCTAAAGGCTGTCGGCAATTCGCTATTCGTCGTCGAGCATGAAATGGACGTCGTCCGTCGTGCCGACTGGATCGTCGATGTTGGCCCTGGCGCCGGCGAACATGGCGGCGAGATCCTCTACAGCGGTCCGATCGAAGGCCTGCGCGAGGTCGCCGTTTCGGAAACACGGCGCCATCTGTTCGACGATGAGGGCAAAATCCCGCGCCGCGTGCGTGAGCCAACCGGTTGGTTGCGACTGGAGGGGATTTCACGCAACAACTTAAAGCAGGTCGATTGCGCGATCCCGCTCGGCGTTATGACCACGGTTACCGGAATCTCCGGCTCGGGGAAATCAAGCTTGGTCAGCCAGGCGCTTGTCGAACTAGTCGCTGGTGCGCTCGGCGCGCCGGTCGCGGCCGACGACGGGGCGGATGTCGAGGCGGTGCTCGATGACCGCCCGGCCAGCGTCACCGAGGGCCGGATCGTAGGCGGCCTCGAAGGGATTAGACGGCTGATCGAGGTCGACCAGAAGCCGATCGGCCGCACCCCTCGTTCCAACCTCGCCACTTATACCGGCCTGTTCGATCATGTCCGGACATTGTTCGCGGCGACTCCCGAAGCCAGGAAACGCCGTTACGATTCCGGCCGCTTCTCCTTCAATGTCGCCAAAGGCCGCTGTCCGCGGTGCGAGGGGGAAGGCTTCGTCATGGTCGAATTGCTCTTTCTGCCCAGCGTCTACGCCCCCTGTCCCACGTGCCACGGCACCCGCTACAATCCTAAGACGCTTGAGATCCTGTATCGCGGCAAGACTATCGCGGAGGTCCTCGCTCTCACCGTCGAGGGTGCTTGGGAATTCTTCGACGACGCGCCCAACGTGCGCCGGTCGCTCAAGGTGCTTCGCGAGGTAGGACTCAATTATCTGCGCCTCGGACAGCCCGCGACAGAGTTTTCGGGCGGCGAGGCGCAAAGGGTCAAGCTCGCCACCGAGTTACAACGCGCCCAGCGCGGCGGCGCGCTCTATGTGCTCGACGAGCCGACTACCGGCCTTCACCCGACCGATGTCGAACGTCTGCTCGTCCAGCTCCACGCTCTGGTCGACGCCGGCAACAGCGTGGTCCTCGTCGATCACGACATGAAGGTGGCGGCGGGGAGCGATTGGGTGATCGATATCGGCCCCGGCGCCGGCGACGAGGGCGGGGGGATCGTCGTCAGCGGCCCGCCGGCAAAAGTCTCCGCCTGCAAAGCCAGCCGCACCGCACCCTATCTCGATCGGGCGCTAGGCGGGGAGGCGGGCCTTACGGCCAAGTGATACTCGGCGCCGAAGCGGCTGCGCCTGTAGAAGCGACGGCATGCCCCAGCCCGCATCGACAAGACCGGCTCACATGGCTGTGTTCGCTTGACCAATTGGGCCGCTTACCCGCGGCGTGCCAGTTACAGTTCGCTACCCATCAACGTCTCTGTTCCGGTAGGAAGATACGGCGACAGGGACGGTTGGGTGGTAGGCGGCAGAGCCTCGTCCAATACTGCGCGGAGGCTGACTGAAGTCAATACGGTTTGCTGGAGCAAGCTTAAAATCGCCTGCGAACAGGTGTCCCCGCTGACATCGTGAGCATTGGCCCTTGAAACCAGTCAGGATGGGATTCGTGGTTTCGGTACAGTCAGTCATGACCGAAAACGATGCCGCAATCGATAGCGATATTTTCCCATCTGGGTGGTCATTAGCATATTGGTCCCCGCGTGATTGGCGGGAGGGAAGTCAATGGGCCGGCGGTACGGCGCGGGCTCATGACTGGGGCGGCGTGGGCGCGTGAGCTAGGGCAGCCAGGACCTTACTTCGCCGATTTGTTCGCGATGATATCCAATTTATGAATTTCCGGTGTTTTGGCGAACATGTCGCCGGCCTTGATCTTCTCCATCAACCCAGCGGCGACCTTTCCGTTGAGATGCGCGTCGCGTCCCGCCTCGTCGTCGAAGGTATCGAATATAGCGAAAGAGGAAGGTCCTTCCTGAATCGCATACCATGTGATCGTTCCGGGTTCGGCGTCCACCAAAGGAACCGCGGACCGCAGGAAGTCCGCCACCTCTTTCTCCTTGCCGGGCTTGGCTTCAAGCGGAACGTACAGCGCGAACTTTGTCATTCTGCTCTCCATGTTGTGATCTTCGCCAGTTCTGTCGGGCTGACCCTACGCTTAACGTACGGGCCTGTCGCGCCCTAACTCGCAACCGAACGATTAAGGTACAGAAAGGGAACAATGGTTGCACGTCGTTGCGCTGGTCGGGTATCATACTGCCCATGGGATGGACCTTCGGATCACTGATCGAATGCAGGATGCAGGTGACGACGCATTGCGTCCAATCAGCCACACGAAGACGTTGGACCTCGCTGATACCTCGCCGACGGTTCGGCCCCATGAACCTGTGATCGGCGGACTCTGACATCGAGCTCGTTGCCTCCGATGGCCCTGCGGACACCAAGCGAGCGACCAGGCAGATACCCAACCTGCAAAATGACAAGGGTTAGAAACGTCCCGCCAAGCGCCGTCCAGACTGATGCTGCTCTGGTTAGTCGTGCGGCTCTAACCTTCGGCGGTCGGCTTCAGCGGCATGCCAATCTCGATCGATCGAACCTTCTGCCGCCTTATGGAAATACTGAGAACAGACGAGCCAACCTTTAAGCGGTCGGAGTAACAATATGCATGCCCCAACGGTCAGAGGCAGGCTCGTGAGAATGTGAATCCAGAAAGGTGGCTCCAACCGCAACTGAAGCCAAAGCGCAAATGCAAGGGCTGGGAATGCAACAATCGACATTGAGAAGAATGCAGGCCCATCGGCAGGATCGGCGAAGGAAAAATCGAGTCCACAGACATCACAACTTGGAGCAAGTTTCAGATAGCCTGCGAACAGGTGTCCCTGCTGACATCGCGGGCATTGGCCCTTGAACCCGGTCAGGATCGGATTCGTGGTTTCGTTATAGTCAGTTTTGACCGGAAACGATGTCGCAATCGATAGCGCTATTTTCCTGTCTGGATGGTCGTCGGCCATATTGGTCTCCGCGTGTTTGGCGGGAGCACCTGATTTGGCTTCCAAGCGTCCACACGCCGGTGGAGGCGGACGACCTGGGGAATGTACGCTTCCGCCAGAGGTTAGCGAGTCAATTCCCAACAGGGTAAGGGTCAGAGATCATTCTGAAGCCAAAGAAGCGTTAGTCCACAATCCCCGCCATGCGGACAAAGGCCCGTCGATGCTTCTCAGTGGCGGGCTTTCTTTTTTGTCGCGTCCAGTCCTTGAAGACGCCACACCAAAATCGGTAGTCCGCTTCGCGGCCGGCGAAACGCGCTTCCAGCGCACACCAGCGGCTGCGGTCGCTGCGTGTGATCCATAAAGCTCGACCGCTGCTTGGATGGCCCGGCTCGGATTACGGCGGCCCGCACATGCCCATAACCGGTCGACTGTTAAGAAGGATCCCGAATCCGCTGCACAGAATGCCTCTAGTATTCCCCGAATCCGACCCCTCGCCTGGTCAGGCACTCACCGGAACCAACATTTGCAGTCGGGGAGGTTCGTCCGCAAGGTCGGCCAGCATGCGATTACGTCCGCCTTGCTTCGCGGCATAAAGCAGCCGATCTGCGCGCCCGATAGCGGTATCGATTGTCTCATTCCCCCCTAGCAGGACTAGCCCGCCACTTAGGGTGACAGCCTTTCCAGATTCCTCGATCCGCGACTTCATCGCATCGCTTCGAACCCGCTCCGCAACCCTCTGAACGTCGCTATTGTCATCGATTGGGAGCACGACGACGAACTCTTCTCCTCCCCAGCGACAGGCGAGGTCAAACGGACGTTTCGTTCTTAGGAGGCTTTCGCCGACCTGCTGAAGGACACGGTCCCCGGCTAGGTGTCCATAGCTGTCGTTGATCGACTTGAAGAAGTCGATATCCAGAATCAGAACGGCAAGAGCGGCGTGCTTGCGCCTTGCAAAGGCAAGGATTGGCGGCAGCTTGTCGTACAGTCCACGGCGGTTCAGAAGCCTCGTCAGCGGATCATAGTGGGTCAGCATCGTTACCTTAACAAGTGCACCTCGCAGTCGCCAGGCAATGGCCCCGACCAATCCGAACAATGCAATCATGAACCAGGTGGGTGCGCTGTCGTTGGCGGCAGCTGCAAACAGCTCCCCGCGCCTCAGCTTGTGGACAAGTCGCAATTGGTTCGCAGCGATGGGAGCGCTCATCCACATGTCCCCGCTCGCGTCTTCACTGAACTTCGCTCCCGTATCGCGCAACGGTGCGCTGACAACGGTGCCGGGCGTGAAATCTTCCTGACTCGCGATGAGATGGTCGCCGTCGCTGACCAGAATGCTTTCGCCAATGGCAGTGCCAAGACCAATGAGCAACTGCATTGTGCTGACGCGCACATCAAGGGCCACTACCCCGAGGAAGCGGCCGTCCGCGTATACAGGTTCAGCAAGTGTTACAATCCACCCCTGTCCAGCCAGATCGTCATATGGGCCGGCGACGACCATCCCAGCCGTCGGATCTGATGGGGGCGCGGCTCGAGTCCAGTAGTCCTGCTTGTATATTTGGGGGTCGAACCGGAAAGAGCGTCCGCCCCGATCCGGCGCAAGATAGAGGAAATCGTCTGCCGACTGGTAGTAGAACCACACGACATCAGAGCTCGCGCCCGACATGGCTTCTACGACCGGGTCTATGGCGAGCGCAGACCATATTTCATGCCGTCGGTCTGCAGTTGGAATCGGCATCGTCCCGCTCAGTGAACCGCGTGCTTCAGGAACGTCTGCCAGCTCCCAGGTCTCCTTCTGCTCCATGGGTAGGAATGTCAGTTTGGATTCGCTCGCGTGGTCCTCGGTTGCGAAACGATCCAGGACGAGGGAGCGCATCGCGGTCAGCGTCTCCTCGTGAAAACTCGCAAACTTCGACAACAGCAGGCTTCGGCTGGCGAACGTGTCTTCCGCAACTGTCTTGAATTGAGCGACGTGGGCGACAAACGTGCCGACCCCAACGGTCACCGCCGCAAGAGCGGCCCCGACTACGCAGACAGCCAAAAGGCTTCTACCACTCACGATGACCTCTAGAGACTTCGGACGCCGCCTGGCTCCATGCAGCGACCTGCTGTTTAAGGCCGTGCTCTTCCGGCTCTCGACGGGCATCGGGAGTTCGATGATGACGCCTTGGGCAGAATTGAAACCGCGACGCCGTACCTACCGCACGGCCCTCACCAAGCTGCCCGCGAAGGCTCAGCGCGTCGACACTGATGGATAGGTCACGCACGATCATACCCGTTCGGCGGCTTCGGTGCCGGCGCAGGCCGACTCGAAGGCTTCACCGTCCACAGGGCGACCGAACAGGTGGCCTTGTCCGATCGGACACCCCATGCCCGCGAGCAGTGTGCGCTGGGCCTCGTTCTCAATGCCCTCCGCTATAACGGCAAGACCGAGCGAGCGCCCGAGGTCGATGATGGACCGCACGATTACCGCCTTCGAGGGGCTGGCCGCGATACCGCTGACGAAACTGCGGTCGATCTTGATTCCCGTCACCGGGAACGTCTCGATCAATCGGAGGCTCGAGTAGCCGGTCCCGAAATCGTCTACCGAGAGGCCGACACCGAGGCCTCGCAGCCGGCGGAATGCCTCAAGCACGTGGGGGGTGTTCTCGAGCAGCACGCTCTCCGTGATCTCAAGCGTCAGCCAGCTTGGCTGTGCATCAGTCTGGCGCAGGATCCGATCTAATATCTCTGCCATGTCGCGGTGCAGGAATTCGGTGGCGGATACGTTGATGGCAAAGCGCAACGGTCGCTCGCGTTGCTGGTTCACGCGCCGGGCAAAGGCGGCGACGCGGGCAAGGCCGCGTTCGCCAAGGTCGAGGAGCAGGCCGGTTCGCTCGGCCGCCTCGATGAAGCGTCCCGGCGGCTGGCTGCCGAACAGGGGATGGTTCCATCGGATCAGTGCTTCGGCGCCCACCCACTCGCCGGTGGAGAGGTCGACCTGGGGCTGGAAATGATGGACGAACTCGTCGTTGGCGATCGCCACCTTCAGCTCTCTCGTCATCCGGACGCGGTGGGATGCCTCCTCCGCGTCTTCGCGCCGGAACCGGCGGGGCCCGTTGAACGGATCCGACTTGGCCGCCCGCAGTGACGTGCCGGCATTGCGGAGCAGGGAGATGGCACTGCCGCTCGCTTCAGCGATCGCATAGCCGATAGCAAAGCGCAGCGAGATGTTGGCGCCGGGGACGATGAAGTCGGGGGCAAGCGCCGCGGCAACGCCGTCGGCGATCCGCTGACCGTCCTCTTCATCGGGCAGTTCGAACGCCAGGGCAAATTCGTTGGCTCCCATCCGCGCGACCAGGACTGCCCCGGTCTCCCTCAGCCTGCGCCCGGTCTCCTGCAGGAGGGCATCCCCGACATCAAAGCCATAGCCGGTATTGACGTCGTGAAAGCCGAGGACGTCGACCTTTACGATTAGCGGCAGTCCGGACTGCTTGGAGAACCGACGTTCGACGCCGACAATGAACGACTGACGGTTCAGACACCCTGTCGCAGCGTCGAAGTTAGCGGCTCGGTCCAGGGCTATTTCCGCTTGCCGCATGGCCGACACGTCGCGGAGAATGCCGAGGTAGAGCAGGTCGCCGCCGACCGCGATGGGTCTCAGGCTGAGGCGGTTCCAGAAGGCCGATCCGTCCTTGCGGTAGTTTCGCAGGGTAACGTCCACCGGCTCGGCGGCCCCTATGGCCTGGCGGATGCGGGCGACCTCCGGTTGATCGCGTTCGTTGCCCTGCAGGTAGCGGCAGTCCTTGCCCAGCACGTCGCGCGAGCCATATCCTGTCAAGCGTTCGAAAGCCTTGTTGACGTAAAGGAGCG contains these protein-coding regions:
- a CDS encoding GGDEF family protein; amino-acid sequence: MRSLVLDRFATEDHASESKLTFLPMEQKETWELADVPEARGSLSGTMPIPTADRRHEIWSALAIDPVVEAMSGASSDVVWFYYQSADDFLYLAPDRGGRSFRFDPQIYKQDYWTRAAPPSDPTAGMVVAGPYDDLAGQGWIVTLAEPVYADGRFLGVVALDVRVSTMQLLIGLGTAIGESILVSDGDHLIASQEDFTPGTVVSAPLRDTGAKFSEDASGDMWMSAPIAANQLRLVHKLRRGELFAAAANDSAPTWFMIALFGLVGAIAWRLRGALVKVTMLTHYDPLTRLLNRRGLYDKLPPILAFARRKHAALAVLILDIDFFKSINDSYGHLAGDRVLQQVGESLLRTKRPFDLACRWGGEEFVVVLPIDDNSDVQRVAERVRSDAMKSRIEESGKAVTLSGGLVLLGGNETIDTAIGRADRLLYAAKQGGRNRMLADLADEPPRLQMLVPVSA
- a CDS encoding Antibiotic biosynthesis monooxygenase, coding for MTKFALYVPLEAKPGKEKEVADFLRSAVPLVDAEPGTITWYAIQEGPSSFAIFDTFDDEAGRDAHLNGKVAAGLMEKIKAGDMFAKTPEIHKLDIIANKSAK
- a CDS encoding transcriptional regulator; translated protein: MADLLNLNRLVYFTTVMETGSFTAAADRLDVAKAVVSHQIGRLEEELGATLLQRTTRRVTPTEEGRLFYDRAMIILREAEAAYGEISHGAIEPSGMLRLTAPLDYGTRIVAPVMAAYLKTYPNMRVEAIFDDAVSNLVDEQIDLGIRVGWLTDSSNQARRLGTIRQVVVASPAFAANLPPDVTPRQARSLAWVGNAQLRGVGQWLFSRDGETVLTELNPVVVCDKSPAAYACVLAGIGLGIFPDYAVDEDIIGGRLVRIFAEWTLPIGGIHAVFPPARFRPAKVRAFVELLAAAERKRVRGAAKG
- a CDS encoding Resolvase domain; translation: MTRVALYARYSSDSQRDASIEDQLRLCREQVAREGWSVAGTYEDAAISGASTVLRPGIQQLVRDAQRGRFEVVLAEALDRISRDQADVATLFKHLKFAGVAIVTLAEGEVSELHVGLKGTMNALFLKDLALKTHRGLRGRVEKGKAGGGLCYGYRVVKKLDAEGEPVRGDREIVPEEATIVRRIFREFAAGKSPKAIAVDLNKEDVPGPLGRHWGDTSVRGHIIRGTGVINNELYTGVLVWNRLHFVKDPATGKRVSRANPLVKWIRTEVPHLRIVEDELWQAVKERQKSIAGQFEAVAIATRKARARKLHTMRRPVSLLSGLLTCGCCGGRYGLFTRDRYACLNHQRRGICDNGRTIAREKIEQRVLAGLKERLVSADAVGEAIRAYAQETNRLNQERRAQGEQDRKALDKIERAIAGIMTAIEDGLYQPSMKARMEDLERQKAEITARLAMAPTDVPDLHPNIATLYKKRIEQLTQALADHEDGRSAAEALRSLIGEIVLTPGDRRGEVHAELRGELFGILELAKPDQNQTSGDVMTKGVAGPRNQHSTARLKRAVLLFADAGRRFEPVISGPQAGKAKAAGQKTQSLPQNQHKTARIKRAVRVFGSSEAR
- a CDS encoding Excinuclease ATPase subunit, producing MRDIKASGFVRVRGAREHNLKNVDVDVPRDAFVVFTGVSGSGKSSLAFSTLYAEAQRRYLESVSPYARRLFHQMEVPEVDEIEGLPPAVALQQQRGSPTTRSSVGSVTTLSNLLRMLYSRAGDYPQGQAHLDAESFSPNTPEGACPRCHGLGRIHEVTEASMVPDPSKTIRERAVAAWPTAWGGQNLRDILISLGIDVDTPWRNLPKKVRNWILFTEEQPQVPVYPGWSHEEIERAIRRKVEPAYVGTFSSAKRHVTHSYATTQSAMMKKRAAQFMISRACPICGGKRLRLEALSVRFEGLDIAEMSRLPLARFSKIFGSYAKATAGKLGALRKTHPEKALVVERIAGDLCRRLSVLLDLGLGYLTLERSTPTLSPGELQRLRLATQVVSNLFGVVYVMDEPSAGLHPADTEALLRALDGLKAVGNSLFVVEHEMDVVRRADWIVDVGPGAGEHGGEILYSGPIEGLREVAVSETRRHLFDDEGKIPRRVREPTGWLRLEGISRNNLKQVDCAIPLGVMTTVTGISGSGKSSLVSQALVELVAGALGAPVAADDGADVEAVLDDRPASVTEGRIVGGLEGIRRLIEVDQKPIGRTPRSNLATYTGLFDHVRTLFAATPEARKRRYDSGRFSFNVAKGRCPRCEGEGFVMVELLFLPSVYAPCPTCHGTRYNPKTLEILYRGKTIAEVLALTVEGAWEFFDDAPNVRRSLKVLREVGLNYLRLGQPATEFSGGEAQRVKLATELQRAQRGGALYVLDEPTTGLHPTDVERLLVQLHALVDAGNSVVLVDHDMKVAAGSDWVIDIGPGAGDEGGGIVVSGPPAKVSACKASRTAPYLDRALGGEAGLTAK